One window of Rhizobium leguminosarum genomic DNA carries:
- a CDS encoding DMT family transporter produces the protein MQARAYICLVVATLCWGGNSVAGKLALGHISPMMLTFLRWFLAVAVIAVISVPQLRKDWPVVRKNLPLLLFYGVIGYTLFNAMLYSAVQYTTAINVAIEQAGIPMLIFLLNFMFFRTGISLAQCLGFGLTLIGVALTAAHGDLTTLLQLSLNRGDGLMLIAIAAYSVYTIFLRWKPPLDWRTLMAIPAFAAMLTSVPLLLWEAGRDAAQWPDHAGWVITLYTAIFPSLVAQILYIKGVVAIGANRAGLFINLVPVFGTLLSVALIGETLQSFHVIALVLTLGGIAMAEKGRPKVSAATVPASPLD, from the coding sequence TTGCAAGCCAGGGCCTACATCTGCCTCGTTGTCGCCACCCTCTGCTGGGGCGGCAACTCCGTCGCCGGCAAGCTCGCACTCGGGCACATCAGCCCGATGATGCTGACCTTCCTGCGCTGGTTCCTCGCCGTGGCGGTGATCGCCGTGATCTCAGTACCTCAGTTGCGGAAGGATTGGCCGGTGGTCAGGAAAAACCTGCCGCTGCTCCTCTTTTACGGCGTCATCGGCTACACGCTTTTCAACGCTATGCTTTACTCGGCCGTGCAATATACGACGGCGATCAATGTCGCCATCGAGCAGGCCGGCATCCCGATGCTGATCTTCCTGCTGAATTTCATGTTCTTCCGCACCGGCATTTCGCTGGCCCAATGTCTCGGCTTCGGCTTGACGCTGATCGGCGTCGCTCTGACCGCCGCTCATGGCGACCTGACAACGCTGCTGCAATTAAGCCTCAACCGCGGCGATGGACTGATGCTGATCGCCATTGCCGCCTATTCGGTCTACACGATCTTCCTGCGCTGGAAACCGCCGCTCGACTGGCGCACGCTGATGGCGATCCCGGCATTCGCAGCCATGCTGACCTCGGTGCCACTGCTCCTTTGGGAAGCCGGTCGCGATGCCGCGCAATGGCCGGACCATGCTGGCTGGGTCATCACGCTCTACACGGCGATCTTCCCCTCCTTGGTGGCGCAGATCCTCTACATCAAGGGTGTGGTGGCCATCGGCGCCAACCGGGCCGGCCTCTTCATCAATCTCGTGCCAGTGTTCGGAACGCTGCTCTCCGTCGCCCTGATCGGCGAGACGCTGCAGTCCTTCCATGTGATCGCGCTGGTATTGACCTTGGGCGGCATCGCGATGGCCGAAAAAGGCCGGCCAAAAGTTTCGGCTGCGACCGTTCCCGCCTCACCGCTGGATTAA
- a CDS encoding adenylosuccinate synthase, giving the protein MTNVVVVGSQWGDEGKGKIVDWLSERADIVVRYQGGHNAGHTLVIDGTSYKLSLLPSGVVRPGKMAVIGNGVVVDPHALIAEIGRLEAQGVTVTPDNLRIADNATLILSLHRELDAMREDAASNSGTKIGTTRRGIGPAYEDKVGRRAIRVMDLADLDSLAGKVDRILTHHNALRRGLGVAEVSHQSIMDELTSVADRVLPFRDTVWLFLDKERRKGSRILFEGAQGTLLDIDHGTYPFVTSSNTVAGQAAAGSGMGPGSLGYILGITKAYTTRVGEGPFPTELTDAVGQFLGEKGHEFGTVTGRKRRCGWFDAALVRQSVATNGITGIALTKLDVLDGLEELKICVGYMLDGEQIDHLPASQVAQARVEPIYITLEGWKESTVGARSWADLPAQAIKYVRQVEELIGAPVALLSTSPERDDTILVTDPFED; this is encoded by the coding sequence ATGACGAACGTAGTCGTGGTCGGTTCGCAATGGGGTGACGAAGGCAAGGGCAAAATTGTCGACTGGCTTTCGGAGCGTGCGGATATTGTCGTGCGCTATCAGGGCGGACACAATGCCGGCCATACGCTCGTCATCGACGGCACGAGCTACAAGCTCTCGCTGCTGCCTTCCGGCGTCGTGCGTCCGGGCAAGATGGCGGTGATCGGCAACGGCGTCGTCGTCGACCCGCATGCGCTGATCGCCGAGATCGGTCGGCTGGAGGCCCAGGGCGTGACGGTGACGCCTGATAATCTGCGTATCGCCGACAATGCGACGCTCATCCTGTCGCTGCACCGTGAGCTCGACGCGATGCGCGAGGATGCGGCGTCAAACAGCGGCACCAAGATCGGCACGACACGCCGCGGCATCGGTCCGGCTTATGAAGACAAGGTCGGCCGCCGCGCCATCCGGGTGATGGATCTTGCCGATCTCGACAGTCTTGCCGGCAAGGTCGACCGTATTCTGACGCATCACAATGCGCTTCGTCGCGGCCTCGGCGTCGCCGAAGTCAGCCATCAGTCGATCATGGATGAACTGACCTCGGTGGCCGATCGGGTGCTGCCGTTCCGTGACACCGTCTGGCTTTTCCTCGACAAGGAGCGCCGCAAGGGCTCCCGCATCCTCTTCGAGGGTGCGCAGGGGACCCTGCTCGATATCGATCACGGCACCTATCCTTTCGTGACCTCGTCGAACACCGTGGCTGGCCAGGCCGCGGCCGGTTCCGGCATGGGGCCGGGCTCGCTCGGCTATATCCTCGGCATCACCAAGGCCTATACGACCCGCGTCGGCGAAGGTCCGTTCCCGACGGAGCTCACGGACGCGGTTGGCCAGTTCCTCGGCGAAAAGGGTCATGAGTTCGGGACCGTGACCGGGCGCAAGCGTCGTTGCGGCTGGTTCGACGCCGCACTCGTGCGTCAATCGGTCGCCACCAACGGCATCACGGGCATCGCGCTCACCAAGCTCGACGTACTCGATGGCCTCGAGGAATTGAAGATCTGCGTCGGCTATATGCTCGACGGCGAACAGATTGATCATCTTCCGGCAAGCCAAGTAGCGCAAGCTAGGGTCGAACCGATCTACATCACGCTGGAGGGGTGGAAGGAATCGACTGTCGGCGCCCGCAGTTGGGCGGATCTGCCGGCACAGGCGATCAAATATGTTCGCCAGGTCGAGGAACTGATCGGGGCGCCTGTCGCGCTCCTTTCCACCAGCCCGGAGCGGGATGACACGATACTTGTGACCGATCCGTTTGAGGATTAA
- the rpoH gene encoding RNA polymerase sigma factor RpoH: MARNTLPSITAGEAGLNRYLDEIRKFPMLEPQQEYMLAKRYAEHGDRDAAHQLVTSHLRLVAKIAMGYRGYGLPIGEVVSEGNVGLMQAVKKFDAERGFRLATYAMWWIKASIQEYILRSWSLVKMGTTANQKRLFFNLRRLKGRIQAIDDGDLKPEHVSEIATKLKVSEEEVISMNRRLSGDASLNAPIKAAEGDSGQWQDWLVDDHDSQEDVLIEQDELDTRRRMLAKAMSVLNERERRIFEARRLAEDPVTLEDLSTEFDISRERVRQIEVRAFEKVQDAVRKEAQERAKAVRVVEATA; this comes from the coding sequence ATGGCCCGAAATACCTTGCCGTCCATTACCGCCGGCGAAGCCGGTCTTAATCGTTACCTTGACGAAATCCGCAAATTTCCGATGCTTGAGCCGCAGCAGGAATACATGCTCGCCAAGCGTTATGCAGAACACGGTGATCGCGACGCCGCCCACCAACTCGTCACCAGCCATCTTCGCCTCGTCGCAAAGATCGCGATGGGCTATCGCGGCTACGGCCTGCCGATCGGCGAAGTCGTCTCGGAAGGCAATGTCGGCCTGATGCAGGCCGTCAAGAAATTCGATGCCGAGCGGGGCTTCCGCCTTGCCACCTACGCTATGTGGTGGATCAAGGCCTCGATCCAGGAATATATTCTGCGTTCATGGTCGCTCGTGAAGATGGGTACAACCGCCAACCAGAAGCGGCTGTTCTTCAACTTGCGCCGGCTGAAAGGCCGCATCCAGGCCATCGATGACGGCGACCTGAAGCCGGAGCATGTCTCCGAAATCGCCACCAAGCTGAAAGTCTCGGAGGAGGAGGTCATTTCGATGAACCGCCGTCTGTCCGGCGACGCCTCACTGAACGCGCCGATCAAGGCGGCCGAAGGTGACAGCGGCCAATGGCAGGATTGGCTGGTGGATGACCATGACAGCCAGGAAGACGTGCTGATCGAACAGGATGAGCTCGATACCCGCCGGCGTATGCTGGCGAAAGCGATGAGCGTGCTGAACGAGCGCGAACGCCGTATCTTCGAGGCTCGCCGCCTCGCCGAGGATCCGGTGACCCTGGAAGACCTTTCGACAGAATTCGACATCAGCCGCGAACGCGTCCGTCAGATCGAGGTTCGCGCCTTCGAAAAGGTGCAGGACGCTGTCCGCAAGGAAGCCCAGGAACGCGCCAAGGCGGTCCGCGTCGTCGAAGCGACGGCATAA